The DNA sequence GTGATCGTCATGGCCCTGGTGCTGGTCCGGCTTCTGCGCGGACGGACCAGCGGGAAATAGGGTCAGGCCCTGCCGCGTGTCAGCCAGACCATTACCGCGACCATGACCACGCCATAAAGGACGTGCCCCACCAGTGCGACCCAAGCGATCCCGGTGAAGTTCAGAAAGAACGGCAGGCCCGCAATGGCAGTGATCCCACCAATCGCAAACACCCACAGCCCAAAACCGTAGACCGCCGCGGGCACGATCCACGGCAGGCCGTGGCCGACAATCCGGGTCCAGACCGGCCTGAAGATAAACAACCATCCCACCGGATAGCCGATCAGCCCGACGAGATAGAAATGCATGAAGTAGCCCGCGAAATCTCCGTTCGGCAGCCCAAGGGTGCCGAACAGGCTTTTGGCCAGCCCGTGCGGTGACAGATTGGCGAACCCCAAGCCAGGGCTGACAATCTGCCCCCAAAGGTCAAAAGCCATCGTCGCGAAGCAGCCCGATATGAACATCAGCCCGAGCGTGGCCGTGTTGACACCCGGTTTGTCTGAGTAAGCCGTCATCTGTGTTTGATCCCTGTCTGAAATGTCGTATCTGACAGATCGAGCTACGCACCTTCCGTGGCACCATGCAATGATGCCGACAGACCTACACGCATTGGTTAGAATTGTGACAGAGCACGCGCCGCCCCAGCCCGACCTCGACCAGCTGACCGAAACAGGCCTGCGGGCCAAGGGCGCGGGGTCGATCCTGCTGATCGCCTGCGGCGCATTGGCACGAGAGATTCTGGACCTGAAAGCTGCCAACGGCTGGACGCATCTGGACCTGACCTGCCTGCCCGCGAAATATCACCTCTACCCCGAAAAGATCACCGCAGCGGTGCAGGATGCCGTGAAGAAGCACCGCGCCGATTACGACGACATCTTTGTCGTCTACGCGGATTGCGGCACCGGCGGGCAATTGCAGCAGGCCTGCGACGCGCTGGGGGTCAAGATGGTCGCGGGCCCGCATTGCTACAGCTTCTTCGAAGGCAATGACGCCTTTGCCGCGAAGGCGGAGGAGGAATTTACCGCCTTCTACCTCACCGATTTCCTAGTGCGGCAGTTCGACGCCTTCATCGTGAAACCGATGGGGCTGGACAGGCATCCCGAGCTGCGGGACATGTATTTCGGCAATTACGACAAACTGGTCTATCAGGCGCAGACCGATGACCCGGAGTTGACGGAAAAGGCCCGCGCCTGCGCCGAGACGCTGGGGCTGGCGTTCGAGCGGCGCTACACCGGGTATGGCGATCTGAAAACCGCGCTGGCCGATCTTTCGCGGCCATGACCGCGGCGGTCTGAAAAGCACGGACCGCCAGAGCGTTCCCTTCGCGTCGAAGCCGCAGAGGCCCGCTTACCGGCAAAGTCGCCCCGCCCACCGAATGCGCCAGCCTGACGGCGTGAACCGCACCGCGCTCAAGTGGTCTGGGCAGCGGTCTCTCTGATCCGCTCGATCATCGCGCGCAACCCGTTTGAACGCTGCGCGGACAGGTGATCGTTCAGCCCCAGACGGCCCATTTCCGCCCGCGCATCGACCGCGACGACCTCGTCCGGGGTCAGACCATTGTAGAGCACCCGCAGCACCGCGATCAGACCCGAGACGATCATCGCATCGCTGGCCCCGTCGAAATGCAACCTGCCGTCGTCGAACTGGGCGTGCAGCCAGACCTGGCTGGCGCATCCGTCCACCTTGGTCGCGGGCACGCGCAGCGCCTCTTCCAGCGGGTCCATCGCCTTGCCCAGGTCGATCACGTGGCGATAGCGGTCTTCCCAGTCGTCCAGAAACTCGAAATCCTCGACAAGTTCTTCGAAAGCGGCGGTGGCCATGGAGGGGTCCCCTGTATTGCGGTTTCGCCAGAGGTAAGCAGCGCCCCGGCAAAGGTCCACCCCCTTCCCAAGGAGTGTCGAATAGGCTAGTCAAAGATCAAGAAAACACCCGAGGCAGCACAATGCGCAAGACCCTGACCCTATTCGCGGCTCTCACCCTTACCCTGTCGGCCTGCGGGGCGATCCGGGACAGCCGGGTCAATCCGTTCAACTGGTTCGGTCAGTCCCGGTCGGTGGCCACCACAGCGCCGGAGCAGACCAATCCGCTGATCCCGCGCCGCAACGGGTTCTTTTCGCGCGCGGGTGCGGCGGACGCCGTGTACCTGGGCCGCCCGTTCGAGCAGGTCACAAACCTGACGGTCGAACGGGTTCCGGGCGGTGCCATCATACGCGCGACCGGCCTTGCGGCGCGACAAGGCATCTATGCCGTGCAGCTTACCCCCGCCAACGAGGACGAAGAACCGGTGAACGGCGTGCTGACCTACCGTCTGGAAGGGGTGCGGCCAAAGGCGAACACGCCTGTCGGCACCGTGCCCACGCGCGAGGTCACAGCGGGCCGCAAGCTGACCGATCAGCAGTTGCGTGACGTCAACGTGATCCGGGTGGAGGGCGCGCTGAACGCCCAGGAGACACGCCGCCGCTGACAAGGCATCAGCGAAGGCGACATTTCAAATCGTTACAGGACGTTCTTTATCCTGCCGCCACAGTCAGGCTGCGGCGGTGACGATGATTTCCACGGTGAAGTCCGCACGGGCGAGTTTCGCTTCGCCGCAGGCCCGCGCGGGCGCGTGACCTTCGGGCACCCAGGCATCCCAGACGCCGTTCATCTCTTCGAAATCCGACATGTCCGCCAGCCAGATCACGGCCTGAAGGATCCGCGACTTGTCCGACCCGGCCTCGGCCAACAGCTTGTCGATGCTGTCCAGGCAATCCTGCGTCTGCTGGGCGACGCTCGCCCCCGGCGTGCCCACCTGACCCGCCAGGTAGATGGTGCCGTTATGGGTAACGATCTGGCTCATCCGGGTGTTGGTGTGCTTGCGGGTGATTTCAGACATTCTTTTCTCCTTCAAGGGTTTGCATGTCAAACTTCGACCACTTTGACGTCGTTGCCACGGGCGGTGAGCGCGATTTCACCGTCACACAGGCGCAGCGCGTCGTTGCCGAAAA is a window from the Sulfitobacter sp. THAF37 genome containing:
- a CDS encoding RidA family protein — its product is MSEITRKHTNTRMSQIVTHNGTIYLAGQVGTPGASVAQQTQDCLDSIDKLLAEAGSDKSRILQAVIWLADMSDFEEMNGVWDAWVPEGHAPARACGEAKLARADFTVEIIVTAAA
- a CDS encoding DUF1638 domain-containing protein — translated: MTETGLRAKGAGSILLIACGALAREILDLKAANGWTHLDLTCLPAKYHLYPEKITAAVQDAVKKHRADYDDIFVVYADCGTGGQLQQACDALGVKMVAGPHCYSFFEGNDAFAAKAEEEFTAFYLTDFLVRQFDAFIVKPMGLDRHPELRDMYFGNYDKLVYQAQTDDPELTEKARACAETLGLAFERRYTGYGDLKTALADLSRP
- a CDS encoding SufE family protein, producing MATAAFEELVEDFEFLDDWEDRYRHVIDLGKAMDPLEEALRVPATKVDGCASQVWLHAQFDDGRLHFDGASDAMIVSGLIAVLRVLYNGLTPDEVVAVDARAEMGRLGLNDHLSAQRSNGLRAMIERIRETAAQTT